A genomic region of Elaeis guineensis isolate ETL-2024a chromosome 9, EG11, whole genome shotgun sequence contains the following coding sequences:
- the LOC105051944 gene encoding uncharacterized protein isoform X2, with product MAAVYLAPLCLSCASPMAKDSIAPVSPFRKEGLLQNPFLSCFGGSEGWGVRIPWALPAISVTKRRRRRRSGGSSGEVFCLFYDAHICSAMGILEHLIVDAFTQQRVQGKPSNLMLIATVDCWVSILGLSIVCSCFTFQDHHEHSLQHSEAITACGWNDSVLASDLPVVVEFWASWCGPCRMVHRVIDEIAQEYAGRIKCFRLNTDDYPQVATSHNIDRIPMVLLFKDGEMVNSMTGTLPKSVYVTAIEKSLSN from the exons ATGGCTGCTGTTTATCTTGCGCCGCTGTGCTTATCGTGCGCGTCTCCCATGGCGAAGGACTCCATAGCTCCTGTCTCGCCCTTTAGGAAAGAGGGCCTTCTCCAGAACCCTTTTCTGTCGTGCTTCGGTGGGTCGGAGGGATGGGGGGTCCGAATCCCTTGGGCGCTCCCAGCGATCTCCGTGACCAAGAGGAGACGGAGACGGAGGTCGGGCGGCAGCAGCGGGGAGGTCTTCTGCCTCTTCTATGACGCTC ATATATGTTCTGCTATGGGCATTTTGGAGCATCTTATTGTGGATGCTTTCACTCAACAGAGGGTTCAAGGAAAACCATCCAATCTGATGTTGATTGCAACTGTGGACTGCTGGGTCTCCATCTTGGGTCTCTCTATAGTTTGCTCTTGTTTCACATTCCAGGACCATCATGAACATTCTTTGCAGCATT CTGAGGCCATCACTGCATGTGGTTGGAATGATTCTGTTCTGGCCAGCGATTTACCTGTTGTTGTGGAGTTTTGGGCATCATGGTGTGGACCTTGCAGGATGGTACACCGTGTGATTGATGAAATAGCACAAGAATATGCTGGAAGAATCAAATGTTTTAGGCTAAATACGGATGACTACCCTCAAGTCGCAACTTCTCATAACATTGATCGAATTCCAATGGTTTTGCTGTTCAAGGATGGGGAGATGGTCAACAGCATGACTGGTACCCTTCCTAAGTCTGTTTATGTGACAGCCATTGAAAAATCTTTATCTAACTAA
- the LOC105051944 gene encoding uncharacterized protein isoform X1 codes for MAAVYLAPLCLSCASPMAKDSIAPVSPFRKEGLLQNPFLSCFGGSEGWGVRIPWALPAISVTKRRRRRRSGGSSGEVFCLFYDAPEAITACGWNDSVLASDLPVVVEFWASWCGPCRMVHRVIDEIAQEYAGRIKCFRLNTDDYPQVATSHNIDRIPMVLLFKDGEMVNSMTGTLPKSVYVTAIEKSLSN; via the exons ATGGCTGCTGTTTATCTTGCGCCGCTGTGCTTATCGTGCGCGTCTCCCATGGCGAAGGACTCCATAGCTCCTGTCTCGCCCTTTAGGAAAGAGGGCCTTCTCCAGAACCCTTTTCTGTCGTGCTTCGGTGGGTCGGAGGGATGGGGGGTCCGAATCCCTTGGGCGCTCCCAGCGATCTCCGTGACCAAGAGGAGACGGAGACGGAGGTCGGGCGGCAGCAGCGGGGAGGTCTTCTGCCTCTTCTATGACGCTC CTGAGGCCATCACTGCATGTGGTTGGAATGATTCTGTTCTGGCCAGCGATTTACCTGTTGTTGTGGAGTTTTGGGCATCATGGTGTGGACCTTGCAGGATGGTACACCGTGTGATTGATGAAATAGCACAAGAATATGCTGGAAGAATCAAATGTTTTAGGCTAAATACGGATGACTACCCTCAAGTCGCAACTTCTCATAACATTGATCGAATTCCAATGGTTTTGCTGTTCAAGGATGGGGAGATGGTCAACAGCATGACTGGTACCCTTCCTAAGTCTGTTTATGTGACAGCCATTGAAAAATCTTTATCTAACTAA
- the LOC105051943 gene encoding LOW QUALITY PROTEIN: uncharacterized protein (The sequence of the model RefSeq protein was modified relative to this genomic sequence to represent the inferred CDS: inserted 1 base in 1 codon): MEHDPSRIHESSRRNQDSDIDAPSSSVSPSIRLSLDSSGQRNFRRSASSGTTGNASSLRRSSISISRGGSNPIVEGVPNDTAAPVGVSGDQAVSDEMVIRGARQGSLSGMSRRGSLQRGSISLSRDVGDRILDSIRLSHELVDHMLGDVDSAIAQVGDRGDKAVAEDRVDDAGNVENGPTTLPDDALMISIGFQSHDPILLSPVSPLMDEIISPPATHAILSSTEKDQMQKSTSLKDKQYRLPRRLDYVFYLIFLAVFGIFGEFTRYLLQKLFGPGGPLAFTGDGALYLDLPSNMLGSFLMGWFGFVFKAQIRDVSEHLVVGLTTGYLGSLTTFSGWNQKMLELSSKGHWVQAVVGFIIGMSMVGISILVGVSCAEGLQRSCSGCFARRLGRAGCSLKNLRVHSFSRHIMVMIVMLLLWAXLWVLSGVLARTKVDSLTNGAVLWLGCLVGPPGVWIRWYLARFNGQGLGRKGRFKWLPIGTLSANILAACIMAALATISKAVDTKRCSIIVRGIQFGFLGCLSTVSTFIAEVYAMWQSGYRARAFAYTAITILPSFALGTLIYSVPVWTKHYN; encoded by the exons ATGGAACATGACCCCAGCAGAATACATGAGTCCTCCAGAAGGAATCAGGATAGTGATATTGATGCCCCATCTTCCTCTGTATCACCTAGTATTCGCCTGAGCTTGGATTCATCCGGTCAAAGGAATTTCAGGAGGAGCGCTTCATCTGGTACAACTGGCAATGCAAGTTCTTTGAGAAGAAGTTCTATTAGCATTTCTCGTGGTGGATCTAACCCGATCGTTGAGGGTGTTCCAAATGATACTGCTGCACCAGTGGGAGTTAGTGGGGATCAAGCAGTGAGTGATGAGATGGTCATTAGGGGAGCAAGACAGGGCTCATTAAGTGGAATGAGTAGAAGGGGTTCTTTGCAGAGGGGGTCAATTAGTCTTTCTCGGGATGTGGGTGACCGGATACTTGATTCAATCAGACTTTCACATGAATTAGTAGATCATATGCTTGGGGATGTTGACAGTGCGATCGCCCAAGTGGGTGATAGAGGGGATAAAGCAGTGGCTGAGGATAGGGTAGATGATGCTGGAAATGTTGAGAATGGACCTACAACTCTCCCTGATGATGCATTAATGATATCAATTGGCTTTCAGTCCCATGATCCAATCTTGTTATCACCTGTGTCACCATTGATGGACGAGATCATTTCTCCCCCTGCAACTCATGCCATCCTTAGTTCAACCGAGAAGGATCAAATGCAAAAGAGTACATCACTCAAA GATAAGCAGTACAGGCTCCCTCGAAGACTGGACTacgttttctatttgattttcttagccgtttttggaatttttggg GAATTTACAAGGTATTTACTACAGAAGCTCTTTGGCCCTGGTGGCCCTCTAGCCTTCACAGGGGATGGTGCACTTTACCTTGATCTTCCCTCTAATATG TTAGGTTCCTTTCTTATGGGGTGGTTTGGCTTCGTGTTCAAAGCACAGATACGTGACGTATCTGAGCATTTAGTTGTTGGACTGACAACAGGGTACCTGGGAAGTCTCACCACCTTCAGCGGCTGGAATCAGAAAATGCTTGAATTATCTTCCAAGGGTCATTGGGTGCAAGCTGTGGTTGGCTTCATAATAG GGATGTCCATGGTTGGTATAAGCATCCTGGTCGGCGTTTCATGTGCTGAGGGGCTCCAAAGAAGCTGTTCAGGCTGTTTTGCCAGGAGGTTAGGGAGAGCTGGATGCAGCCTGAAAAACTTGAGAGTGCATAGCTTCAGTCGGCATATAATGGTCATGATAGTTATGTTACTGCTATGGG TGTTATGGGTTTTGAGTGGGGTGTTGGCTCGGACCAAGGTGGATAGTCTTACCAATGGTGCTGTTCTTTGGTTGGGGTGCTTAGTGGGACCTCCAGGTGTGTGGATCCGCTGGTACCTGGCTAGGTTCAATGGCCAAGGGCTGGGAAGGAAAGGAAGGTTCAAATGGCTCCCCATTGGGACATTGTCAGCCAACATTCTTGCGGCATGTATTATGGCTGCACTTGCAACGATAAGCAAAGCG GTAGACACAAAGAGATGTTCAATCATTGTGAGGGGCATCCAGTTCGGCTTCCTTGGCTGCTTGAGCACTGTTTCAACCTTTATTGCAGAGGTATATGCCATGTGGCAGAGTGGATACAGGGCGAGGGCATTTGCTTACACTGCCATCACCATCCTTCCGTCATTTGCATTGGGAACTCTTATTTACTCAGTTCCTGTATGGACCAAGCATTACAATTAG